Below is a window of Carassius gibelio isolate Cgi1373 ecotype wild population from Czech Republic chromosome B23, carGib1.2-hapl.c, whole genome shotgun sequence DNA.
ATGTGGGGCGTTAATCATTCGGTAAGGCGGAATAAGATTCACTCAACTTCCTATAGAACACCACTGCCATTTTATGAGCTAACAGTTAGCTGTAAGCACGTATATCGGGGATTTGAGGACTTTAAATGCATGATGTATagtaattttaatcaaatttgcGCGTACCGTTGTTACATATGGGTTTTATATACATTGTTTGACCGCACGTGCGGGTTTGCAACTGTTGCCAACCGAATCTGCGAACGAATCTTTCGAGTCGAATCTTTGAAATAGATTTGGTTCACAACACATCAGACTGTATCGGTCGAAAGCAGTTCAACCGATTCTAGCcattattttggttttgtttaattGACATACATATCATGTTTAAGGTTCAACGACTTCGTTTTAGTAATTTGAATTGCATATGTAATAAATTGAAGTAAAATAATACCCATAGTATATGTACGAAAATAAAACGATTTAAACATAATGTAATATTCCTTTGATTGAACGCTTTAGAAGATATTACATTGACAGGGACCATTTGATGATGTAACGAATCATTGAATTGTTAGTTTAAACGGTTCTGTTCAAAAGAGTCGTTTGGCAAATGAGTCAGATTATTTACGAGGAGCTGAAAATACGTTTTGGAGATATATGCGTTTAGTGTCTTAAATTAGTCTTTTCCATTTATATTTTACTTACAAACATATTTGGTAAATAATTATGCAGATCATAGTGAAATTCCAAAAGGAATCCTGTTAACATTCCTTTAAGATTTCTGGAGGATCCTGGGGGAAGTAACTGCTTTTAGGGTTGTTATATGGATCATTTAGCTGTTGCATAATTGGGAGACTGTGAAATTTTCATGCAATGACGTGTTAGAAGAGAAATCTGCAACTTCAAAGTTTATTTCAGATACAAAAAAATAGTTGTCCACACTGTTTTTCCAGGTAAATGATTTGAATCAAGTTCCAGTGCCCGTAATGCTGCTCCCTGACGACTTCAAAGCCAACACCAAAATCAAAGTGAACAACCATCTCTTCAACAAGTATTTATCAAAAGCACAtcattattttacagattttcatTGCACTCTGTGTGTACGTGTGAACTTGAACTTCCAAGCAGGAACATGTTTACCTTCATTCAGACAGTGAAGGAGTGTAATTGGCAGCTTTTTCTGCAGGAACAGCCACACCAAAGCAGCATTTTGCCTTCAGGTGATTGTGAAATGCAGGTTTCCGATGgagttattaaaatgaaatcatcattCTGTACCTTACAGAGAGAATCTTCCAGGCCATTTTAAATTTAAGGAGTACTGTCCGCAAGTCTTCAGGAACCTCAGGGAGCGATTTGGAATTGAAGATCTTGACTATCAGGTGACCTGATGTGCATTACATCCATTGATAGAAAGATAGAAAGTATCTTATTTCTTTTGTTCTtggatataaaataatattactgcTAAATTGAATCTGAATTTTTGCGCTTGCATCCATGGATGTTTTCCATCAGGTGTCCCTGGCTCGCAGTGCTCCCATGAGAGGTGATGGACATGGAGAAGGGCTTCTCTTCACGTCCTATGACCGTACGCTGATAGTAAAGCAGATCTCAAGTGAAGAAGTAGCTGATATGCATAACATTCTGTCAGAGTATCACCAGGTATGTCACAACACAGTGGTCAGGACATACAGGGTTAATTCAAGCCATATCAAATGTGCCTTCAATGGAATATTTAATCTAAGAGATGGCTGATATCTTTTCAACTGCTGTATTCTTAATGAAAGTCTCTCTCTTATGCACATTGGTATTTACATACATCAAATACGATCTGTTCAACTAGTACAAATAGTTTGGAGGCACCTTCTCATTTAATAAACTTCAGCTTTAAAAGGTTGTAAACAATACGGACACACTGAATGACAAAAGgcatttgtgttttaaatgttaaGCTTGTTTGCTTAAACATAAAATTACTGTAATTGTGTACGGCTTCATTTTACACAAGGTAACATGTGTTGGGGAAATAATCAGACAAAAGATTTCAGACTCCagctatttttatgtttaattaccCTGTTGGGATCCACACGCACTGTTGTTAATTTCCTCTCTACTCTGTCATACAAACTTGGGGTCAGgtggattttatttaattttaattgtttttgaaaaataataatgataattttttttctacagtaagaagacaatatatttattaaaagtgacagtaaagcctttcataatgttacagaacatttctatttcaaataaaaaattttttacttgaattgtgggggaaaaatgttttcaacattgattaatatttaatttctaaaagatcatgtgacgctgaagactggagtaatgatgctaaaaaaaatcagctttgcatcacagaaataaatatcaTGCTCAAACATTTTATGatggaaaacaattatttaaattgtaataataatattactgttttactgtatttaacacagccttggtgagcataagagactttaaaaacattaaaagatccTACTGACCGCAAACTTTTGAGCACATATTAacgtattataattttttttttagatgtataatgttttaaaacactTAGCGTAGCGTTTGAGTGCCTGTGTTTTGTTTACAGTGCCGTGAAAGCCATGAGATAAATATGTGTGAGTGGCTTTCTCGGTTTCCATTGTAACTGATCTTAATCGAGACTGTGCTTCTGCATTTGCATTGCCTTTACATTCACAACATATCCTGTGTGTGCACTAACACATATACAGGAATCTGGAAATGTCTAATTTCTTACTAaatcttaaataatttttaagctaatatttgtttttaaagtgctattaacatgcattttctttcatatttcatGCAGTTTTAGTTTCAATTTAGTCTAGGTGTGCAGTGATGCATACAGGGAAATATTGTAGTTATTAAGCCTGTGGGGTTGTTTGATATTGGATACCATATGCTACTCAAAGTTGGTTAATTGGTTATAAGCTATGTGCCATTGAATGAACATTAAACTTCATGGTTGAAGCTTACAGAATATGATTCCTTGTGTTTTGTGTTGTCTTGCAGCATATAGTGAAGTGTCATGGCAGTACACTCCTCCCTCAGTTTCTGGGCATGTACCGGGTTACGGTGGAGAGTGAGGACACGTACCTGATCGTCATGAGGAACATGTTCAGCCACAGACTCGTAGTCCACCGGAAATACGACCTGAAGGTAGGAACCATTCCTCGCCACTGAGCTGAGATGCTGTTTCTTTAGGATTGTTTGGCTGTGATACTGTGTGCCTGATCTTTTCTTTGTCTTTGCACACATCATTAACTCACGAGCAATAAGAAAACAGCACCTAAATCATGCGACACATCCTCTTAGACATGGTTTAAGAGATTTAAGTGGACATGGAGCAGATTCAGTGAGGACAAGGGTTTTTTCCCATCTTGTAGAATAGGCACATGTCATATTTATGACAGTACacaatttaaaaagtgatttaagTGAATAAGaatgattattattagtagtagttgtaGTAATAGTGTGTACAAGTAAGACTATACTAGTAGCATATTTTTTCATATACATATTTACAGTTAATGACTTTCTCAATGTTTTTCAAACAACATGGAAACAATGGCTGTTTGTTGAAATcattaatgttatattatatattattaatatattattaagtattatatatttgaaaaaaaaaaaagtaaagtctctcctgttcaccaagactgcatttatttgatggcaaatacagtaaaacagtatttttgtgaaatacaaaaaaaattaaaactgctttacatttttattatatttttaaatattttatattcctttgatccaaagctgaattttcatcagccattactttATAAACCATAAGGTTAATCATCTTAATATGCGGATTTGGTGttgaaacattaattattattattgtttttgaaaacagtagtgctgtttaataatagtatatttgtagaaatcgtgattttttttttttttcaggattctttgatgaacgtGAAGTTAATAAGATTTAGTTTGAAACATAAATCTTCAATGcatctataaaaatctaaaaacaaaaaccttgcaagtttttaacagtagtgtatatcaTAATTAAAACATTCATCATAATGATtatgatattataattaaatctatTAGTTATTATGTAAATGGCCAGGGTGTATTTAGATTTGCTTTTGGTGTAAACGggcctcgagggtgagtaaaacatgggttcgttttcatatttgggtgaactatttattATTGCTATTTTGATTCTGTGCCACAAGAGGGTGTGATTGCAATGATGTACACAGATCATGTTAGAGCATCCGGTGCTCATACATTTACTGAAAAACACTCTCAAAAAGAGTCTAACATTGTGTTTTCATCAGGGTTCTCTGGTAGATCGTGAGGCCAGTGACAAAGAGAAGGTAAGACGCCAGTCCACATCATTTCAATGATGTAACAAGACACGATTCCGACATTCCTGCTTCTTCTAATGCAGGTGAAAGATCTGCCGACTTTTAAAGACATGGATTTCAGAAATAACATGCAGAAGGTGTACGTGACAGAAGAGCAGAAAGAGAAGATTATGGAGAAGCTAAACCGAGATGTAGAGGtgaagactttaaaaaaaatgtcacaatgatgtactttttttttttttaatccctgctCTTCATGTTCCTGTGATTTTATAGTTCCTGGTGAAGCTGAAGATTATGGACTACAGCCTGTTGTTAGGCATCCATGATGTGGCACGTGGTGAGCGGGAGGACGAGGAGGCCGAGGAGCCCAGCTGTGAAGATGACACTGATCCTGAGAACGGCCTTGCTCCGGCCGCACAGGTGGGCTCGTACGGCACGTCTCCAGAGGGCATCGCCGGTTACATGAACTCCTTCAAACCCCTGGGACCTGGTGAATTTGAACCTTACATTGATGTATACGCTGTCAAAAGCGCCCCAGGTACGTTCTGGCTGCTAAACCGGAGAGGATATAGAAGGGAAGCGGGAAAAGAGGTGGTTGGTGATATGGGTGTTTGTGTTGGATTTCAGGAGCGCCGCAGAGGGAGGTGTATTTCATGGGCCTCATTGACGTGTTGACGCAGTACGACACTAAGAAGAAAGCTGCCCATGCAGCGAAGACCGTTAAACATGGCGTGAGTGGAAAAACGGTTTTAATGCGCACTCGTCCAGTGTCATTTGCTTCATTCTGAGTTCTAGGAGGTCATAATAACATGAGTCATCCTGTTCCTTCCTTTCAGGCTGGTGCTGAAATATCTACGGTTCATCCAGAGCAGTACGCCAAACGATTCCGTGAATTCATCTCCAACATTTTTGCATAACCACTTCTGGGTGTCTTTGGCAAAACTTAGGTCACGATGCACCCCAAAATTAaacgaaaaaaaataataataattatattttgcataaagaaattaGGTCTGTTTTTAGGATTTTTCATTGTGACATTTTtatgactaaaacacatttgcCCCATTATTGTAATATGTCCAGATGATTCTCATTGCAATaatacagtaattgttttaataaaattcaatgtttgtagacacacacaaacacaatttattaattttatattaaagtaCTGTATTATTGATTGTGAAATtgaagtatttcttattttagattttttgtatttcatatattAGGTATATATTGTACtcacagtaatttttttaaataaaattaatttaaaatattaggttattaatatttatatagcaaaaGGAATTTTCTTATTTAAGATTAGATACAGTTGTctattgtttgtgtgtatgtgtgtgtatattctattattttttgtatatccatatatatatttttttgaattatGAGAATTTAGAGGGGAAATGTgttttatcataaaaataaactctgaagtaaaaaaatcttaatggtgTTTAATAGACTTAATTTTTGaaagcaaaatataatattttttttttttaatcctacgGTGACATATGCACCATTCTTCCCAGATTTGTCAAATTCACtcaacatgtttttaaaatgtctaatCTACTGCcatcaaatatgttttttttttaaatctcatattGTAATGAATTTCCATAATATATTTAAGCATGACATGTTGACATGTCTCATCCACACTACAGCTACATTCATTAAGGGTGCATTCACAAATGAATAACACTAGATTCACATGAATCAGTTTGTGGCATAACCTACAAACATGGGAACATTAATCTGTTAATGAGATATCTCCAAACCTGTAGCAATGACAGAATTTGTTCTTTGTGTGTTATCTCTTTTTCTTTGGACTTTGCCTTGGCAAAGAGAGAAACTGTCGCCTTAACCGTTTGTGGAGAAATAACAGAGTCAAGTTGATGCTTTAAGTGTATGCTAGCTTTATTTAATATATGCAGCATTAGAATGTTGTGAGGAGGATAAGAtacttgtaaaaaacaaaacaaaaaaaaacacacaaactgaccagCCGGTGACCTTAAGTGGACATTAAGTGTCTAGATTAATGTTGTGAATTGAATGCTGACTGTTTATATGGATGGTTGGAGTACACGCTCTTCTTTTGTCTTATTTGAGCTATTTTATGCAGTTAGCCTTGTTGCAGAAAAGAGGACATTTTGTAGTTTGTAGCAGAAATACTTTAGCAACACTGAGCTGATTTAGTATGAAATGCATTattgttgcattttatttattttgcaaatcaGTGTTTAGACCAAATATATTTTTCAGAGATTtccaaaaacatgttttcagttatttattcattttagcttTGTGCAACTACAATTGGCACAATTACAGTATGTCCATAATCACTGtactttatattgtatttttagagCAGTTTTAACATGTTACATTAAGACACGTTGTTACAATGTAATTTCCTATAATGTGCATTCTTAAGtacaataaaaaccttttttttttcttataacttGGGTGAAACAGAAATTGAGTCAACATTTACATGTAACCTACCTGAAATGTGTATACAGTTTGAGTCAACATTTGGACTTTGAACATTGTCCACATTTCTGAAATATACTTCAGAATTAACCCGAAGTCTTGCAAAATTATAAACTCACAATTAGAagtatttcttttgtttttgttaatatgaTGTGTACTTtacaaactgtaaaatattaattattatatatatatatatatatatatatatatatatatatatatatatatatatatataaacatttttataataatttgaattatttttttttatatttcaatttaaattggTATGTATTTGTATAGCACATGACAAGCTGCTATTTTTACTGTAACTGAGGAATCGAGGTCGCTGTAGTTTAGCCGGGGCCTCCGTGAGGTCTGGAGCCGCATGTGAGGAGAGGTCAAGCACAGGATCCACCTAGTCCTTTCCAGGAGCTGGGATTTTGCTGACAAACTCTTTCCTGTTCGGGAGCGTGCAGGGGAAAAAAGCTAATATGCTGATGAATTATTGTAGTTGTAGGAGTAACTTTAGCTGGAACACGGAGTTCAGAGCTTCACATTATTCCTCCTCAAGGCGTTTCATACTGTGATGGTTTAAGGTCACTTTTAACCCTCGTTTAAAGAAAACTATccagtgttttactcaccctcgaagcatcctaggtatatacgactttcttctttcagacgaattcaTTCGGAGATCGCTAAGACGtgtgaccaactgggcggcaacgtcatcagaacgcaaagaattatgggtacgtttggccagttaacatgaggcttgttcgacttcacgCAGCTCTGCGCAATccgatcgtcggctgacttgaagcagtgcatgacGGTTAGAAATTTTctccgacttgatacagcgctgacgccacATGACTGTGACGTGTtccatcaaagtaccgcgagagcgattcgagagtagccggagaactcagccagcgcagcttctgaagagcggctgcacaggttctgatgacgacacaactgatccacgattggctggattcactgatgacaccgatgacgtgcgtttcaagtttattgccagtcacttcagtttcagaaattctcatatggacttttaaaacagttcaatacgtttttatttCGTCTTCATCTTATATatcatatttcttaaatattgttttactgtatttactttattgttaatataaagtttgtgtatgtttatttcgcaggactttcttttttatacagaccctttacagtattcagcagcataacctattcaaatgagcattttaataactaaaatattaatcttaaaaacatacaatctaatgtggtcataaatgtatgctccataaatgatacataatacattatgttcctccatttgtttggtttcttcatattgtctagtttattttgctgtgtttatacttcacctgcatgtggttagcaaactgctaacaacttgctgtaacttcaatTTAACAACATTCAagacccttccaaaacaccacttatacacacatttaaacgcgatcaagtaagcaatcgccacgtgatctgccatgactgacgtaattgcagcaaactacgggagccacaacgtgtccggcttacccttaataatacttttaaaattaattggatAAAGCATTTTCTAAAAAATCCCACATCTACATGGAATTTTATACCTAACTATATCTTCTCTAAGGTTGGTGGTCTAAAATTCTTACttttatgtaattataaaatagaaaaaattccCTTAATTTTATCTAAATTCCATAAACAAATGCTCTTAGCATGGTCATTaatttacaaacataatttttcccCACATAGGTGCTTCATCTGGAATAATCAGCTTATTAAATTCAAGAATAAATCCTTGTTTTTTAAGACTTGGTTCAATAATAACATAATTCTAGTTTCCCAACTAATAAATGATAGTGGATCTTTGATGAATTATTCTGAATTCCTTAACACTTTTGGCATTCCAGTCACCCCAAGAGAGTTTGCAATTGTTATGGATGCCATCCCATCTGGTATTTTAATTCTCTTAAAAGGGGCTGGAAAACCAGATTGCCTACCAGATTTGGACCCTAAATTGACCTCAGTTGGTAAAATATGTTTCGCAACCACAATGAGGAATAATAATCGTAATATTCGCTCTTTATTCCAGAAAGATGTTACCAGCATGCCTAATGTTGTTCCTTATTGGTCTAACTTTGTTAACAACCTGAATTGGGGGAATATATGGAACCTTCCTTACAAATATCTCCTTACGAATAAAGTAAGAGAGGTCTCTTTCAAAATCATACATAGGTATTATCCTGCTAAGCATTATCTCCTTAGGTTTAAGCTTGACATATGTGTTAACTGTTCTTTTTGTGGAATATGTCCAGAAACAATGGTACATCTGTTCTGGCAATGTCCCTATGCCATCACTTTCTGGAAAGATCTGTCCCGATACATTTCTGTTAATCTTATTGcagatttttctttgttttggaaAAATGTACTGTTTGGCTTCCATGAtaacaaaaaacagaaagaaatataCCTAGTTAATCTATTGATCATTTTAGGGAAATATCATATTCACAAAGCGAAATTTAGTAATTCTAAACCTTCTTTTATTGCTTTTGGTAAGGAGACGGAACAGTACATCAATTCCATCCATGATTCAAAAAATAAGAAGGCTGCTAAAACCATTCAGTTATGCTCTatctttaatgtatttatttgaaactccCCCTGGCTctgttcttttatatatttttttgtttctgtattaATGACTCTATTTGTGTGTTCTTATTGTTTGTAtcgtaaagatttaaaaaaaaaaaacgtgtccggcttcatatctccgtttgcagctcctccccacctgcacgcggctactctcgccgatcggttgcatccagccgcagccgatgtcgaacacaccttTTGCTATTCCGTTCTTCatcattgcagtcagtgggtgtttcagttgaacagtccacaagcACGCGCATTCATAATAAAACGTGTCTCACATTGCTCcgaggggtgaataaaggccttccGTAAAAGAATAcatgtgttttgtaagaaaaatgtgcatatttacaACGTaacaaacacttttctctcaTTCATCTATCTGTCATACACGGAAGCCGTTTTGGGGGGATGACGTAGTACGTCAGCATTTCGTCAGTGACGATGCCGAGAGAGAACAAAACTGCGGTCACAAATTAGAAGTACAAACCGAGGATTTGCAAAGAAAATCTGAAAGAGTATTTCGATAtaaaccaagaggagactggttttactttgctaaagtaaggaaaaatatcttcatttgctCTTATAAACAAACTCGCGAGACTAGCATATCTCAGAGGCGCATGCGCTGCGCGTACGTGCTGCATCATCCGCCGGAACAGATCCGCGACGCGTATTCAGACAACTCCATGGTTACAAAGGGATCTGTCACTAAAAGGAAgaacactgctttttttttttttttttttttttttttttttttttttattagtttgggAAAACCATAACATACAACATGTtatcaagaaagaaaaaagtaaaaaaaaaaaaaaaacagaaaaagatggAAATACAAATTACAACAGACAAAACAATTGCCAGGGGGAGGAAAGTATTATACACGCATATATaacatcaaataaacaaattgtaaaatttaCAAATTTTCAAAGTTCTTACAGCTTTTTTGTTCACAGAGTCTCTGATACTgtcaatataaatacatatttcagttaacaaaaccaTAAAATTGGGTTTTTTATtgctaaatttacatttatgaatgtgaaatttggtcaacagaataaataaattaattaaataaaagcactGTTCTTTATCATCAGGATAGTCAGTTAAACCAAAAAGTATATTTTCCCATAACagtgaaaaatgttttaaacactgAATATTCTCCCTAATAAACTCTTGGACCTTACCCCATAGTGTAACTGAATATGCACAGTTCCAAAATAAGTGCATGGCAGTTTCCTCATATTCATTACAAAaagtacaatttatatttataccttttttaaatttttgtaaGTAATGACTTGCTGGATAAAATCTATGAATAAGTttataagaaacttctttaattttatttctaagatGATATTTTTGTGGTAATAACCACACTTTCCTCCAGCAAATAAAATTTCCATTTAATGAGGAGGCCCAGCGAGACAAGATATAAGGCACAGTAACAATTTCTTTTTGGAAAAGAGTACGAATAGCTCTATTATTACTCTTGGGGTATGATGAAAAACAAATTTTACCAACATAAGATTTAGTAACATCAAAAGATACTGAACCAGGAGAATGGTCTTTATCTATACCTCTAAATAGCATTTGTGTACCAGAAGGGATTGAACCAAAAACGATTGCAAATTCTTTTTGAGTGACTGGTATTTTATAATAAGAAAGGAATTCGTCATAAGAAAAGAGTGTTCCTTCTTTATTATATAACTGACTAATCAATTTAATATCGTTTTCAAaccagttctttaaaaaaagagatttgtgTTTATAAAGAATGTTTCTGTCATTCCAGATGAAACAGCGATGCGGAGAAAAATTGTGCTTGTATATTAACGACCAAGATAAAAGCACTTGTTTATGGAAAGCAGATAACTTAGCTGGAATTTTATCTACATTATAATTACACAACAAAAGAAAACTAAGACCACCAATATTTGAAAAAGCATAATGAGGGATAAAATTCCAAACAGAAGTGGGGTTTTTTAAGTGATGCTTAATCCAATTAATCTTAAAGGTATGGTTCATTGTGGTGAAATCTAGAAAATTAAGGCCACCATTCTCATATGAGTTCATAATTACAGTCTTTTTTACATAGTGTGTGCGATTTTTCCATAAGAAATCAAATagtattttatcaatatttttactagtaaggTTATCAAGAT
It encodes the following:
- the LOC128011525 gene encoding phosphatidylinositol 5-phosphate 4-kinase type-2 gamma; the protein is MMASHGNTGSASSPMVMLAPKTKTKKKHFVQQKVKVFRASDPMLSVFMWGVNHSVNDLNQVPVPVMLLPDDFKANTKIKVNNHLFNKENLPGHFKFKEYCPQVFRNLRERFGIEDLDYQVSLARSAPMRGDGHGEGLLFTSYDRTLIVKQISSEEVADMHNILSEYHQHIVKCHGSTLLPQFLGMYRVTVESEDTYLIVMRNMFSHRLVVHRKYDLKGSLVDREASDKEKVKDLPTFKDMDFRNNMQKVYVTEEQKEKIMEKLNRDVEFLVKLKIMDYSLLLGIHDVARGEREDEEAEEPSCEDDTDPENGLAPAAQVGSYGTSPEGIAGYMNSFKPLGPGEFEPYIDVYAVKSAPGAPQREVYFMGLIDVLTQYDTKKKAAHAAKTVKHGAGAEISTVHPEQYAKRFREFISNIFA